Proteins encoded together in one Nostoc sp. PCC 7524 window:
- a CDS encoding Ig-like domain-containing protein — MYNEFNVFDQGNSSLDFQYPLLDQSLFPSPERLRERPSGLMRVDNIEIPSLTPTTLAPNFAIHSNFSGLHSLVDPLVGTSPVVNREAINLALSQVGQSFEDFLQKPNYIDSLQVAFGSGWQQETATALIKDLAQGQNLLAIEVVTGQELEAQGAFSQQTNTIYLAQEFVQQNPTNAIATVLTEELGHYIDSQLNPVDTPGDEGELFAAIVDGVELTPGQLQAIKVEDDHKIVTINGQTLLVEQSVNEIVGTGGRDVLTGTPLSDRIIGGTGADIITGGLGADVFVYQSIRDAGDTIKDFELRQDVIDVSQVLSSFGYQGLNPIADGYIKFSTYTGGTIILIDSDGTGSLSARPYIYVENVTPNDLSSYSSHFIPNPGEPPQIEANLVNDTGVSDSDRLTFDPTINGKVTATSNLVSLKAGLNNQPVTVDIFDTLQPDGTFSLTSARLRQINGGSLNDGAYTLKLQAIDNKGNISSVYSFNFVLDTTAPNLNLQLDPDFDSAPVGDLQTNFETVNLVGTTEANLIVSLQQTGVSNTSNNLGQFSFADISLTQGNNLFTVVAKDLAGNQGEFSQTFQRLVQPVNAAPTNLSLIPASSAENVPDNTTIGTFTTTDPDVGDTHTYSLVAGEGDTDNTAFTIVGNELRINDSPNFETKSSYSIRVRTTDAGGLSYEQVFNISITNVNEAPTDILLDGDKVEENAVGAVVGTISVTDPDLVADFLNNTVTVNDDRFEVVNNNGTLQLKLKDERNIDYEVETTVPLTLTATDVSDSSLTYSKNFTINVTDVNENVQLPTISAALANDTGVSNSDRLTQDPTVNGQITDATTLQGNLNGNGFVDISDALNEDGSFTISLEQYDVLSNGALPDGDYTLELKAKNITGQESEIVTISFILDLTPPPLTFGLAPESDTGILGDGITSDRFVTLEGQTEPGLTVALLETQQMLTADSQGNFSFIDVPMPVAGQAPFTIVAVDTAGNQGRSQQFLTREGINGAPEITSTPESIFDTQTQSTYTYQITATDPDGDDLTYTLLNAPLGTEIDENRVLSFTPSADLKPFYEFTVEVNDGRGGTDIQTFTVEVPAFANFGTIRGIKWNDLNGNGVRDNELVQGANPDVVYVLDVSGSADFGFVGSPIGDFNGDGLENTRLDAEIAAFIALNQQLNSQGLGDRAQVAIVVYSGFAAHADMNLGTNGLQLTTTLGTDSNSDGTTDVEEILRSIRSGAFGVGNNTGTNPEVALRKVEETFASIGTQTGNGNVIFLTDGEQNRGGSIVDEVERLKAQGFNLSAFGVGNDASLSVIQTIDPDGTKFTSIDDILDAFGGIGEGSRSVLEPGLAGVSIYLDINNNGILDSGEPVQVTAQDDPNTLDIDETGQYEFNNLAPGTYIVREIIPDGFEQTFPLRNVTRPGDGYADIILEFVSGGNAPSPLIEPYGSTGGLPSGSPFNGNGRYTVEPVNPEVILGAPPPSPIIGRNPEVDWLALPLGSYVTVGFTDEVIIDGPGDDIFIRSFDPIDSANEFADVFVSSNGIDFELLGTINQRGLVSLDLANINFTKPVIAVRVQGLDNRGTSPGFDLISVEVLPGSIASPDFYTVQLEAGEIVENIDFGNVQIAINQDPIITSTPIIEAVVGQPYEYLVRANDPDGDPLTFSLNQAPEGMVIDPQTGRISYTPTITAITSNFDTSDSQIRPGADNQATFTNISQFNFTDAISDYAIGEGFNVFTNLPVGPVFRSAVSFDLSSLSSQVTSAKLQLLKNRTSGDPIETLGLFEVTTEINQLYTNRIGLVSPEIFEDLGTGTSYGTFDVATGGNPSEILEFELNEAAIAAINAASGDFFSIGLALLSANPNNTTQAAEYLFAFSGNAGIQRLVLETENKETVEILVNDGKGGEAVQNYTLSIVESSDNQPPVITSTPTISIALGETYEYQIEATDPNADSLTYSLINFPDGMEIDEFGKITWIPTEIGEFTLEIAVSDGRGGADTQIYRIEVVRDLAEDTEAPQVNLSFNSTVLKLGETLNLQIQGFDNIGLADLDLSFNGNSLVLTPDTVTNGLINTASITLNKTGVFEVVATATDFSGNTDTETISIRVINPNDTQAPITELDLSGFDPLNPVISELTDIVGTINDPDLEFYRVELAPVSLINLSNPAANDPDYITIAEGRANVDNGVLAQIDPNLYRNDSYYIRVYTQDYSGNANVQGVVLGINSQNKPGRFALEFTDLSIPLTGIPIEIQRRYDSLDAKFSGDFGYGWSLGLQDAQIQEAAPTGVDLSRDNFFGGNSFTVGTRVTLTTPDGRRVGFTFNPVPDLAGLLGVRYKPTFTPDAGVYDRLEVDYTPLSIRSDGSVGLYLFGFTYNPSQYRLITKDGTTYRYDQYKGLLDITDRNGNKLTYTDAGIFSSTGQSVNFNRDAQGRITEIIDPAGQGIIYNYDAQGNLVSVTDQAGLSATHTYSDSRPHYLEQIVDPRGNIVIKTEYDPQGRVIGVTDALGNIISNSYDVNATGSSKTQIDPLGNTTTTVWDDRGNVISIRDQVGAITTFTYDANNNPITVTDPRGFTTTRTFDTRGNLTSITNALGNSRTFTYDQFNNVITDTNSLGHITQFIYDANGNLVQVINATNQSNRFTYDNLGRVNSFIDANGNAITFSYANTTLGKPTQITFSDGSTQQIEYNQFGQITRLVDENGHATTYITDSIGRLIAQRDPLGNEITYTYDAQLITSVTDSLGNAESYEYDNAGQLIRRIDPFNGVTQLSYDALGRRISETDPLGNTTTTTYRGDGLITAITDAAGNTTYFEYDLAGNQTAVIDPLGNRTAFTYDALGRQIMQTDPLGNVTTYNYDAVNNLIAIIDRNNRQRTFTYDAVNRLLQENWLVDDTPVQIINFTYDAVGNLISVTNPDITNTFVYDSRDRVIQASTEISGLSPVVLTYTYDRTGNRISASDNLGVSVNSTYDPRNLLTSQTWQGTGIDPVRIDYAYNSRGDRTQIQRFSDLTGTQLIGSSTFNYDALQRLTEITHFDGAGSTLASYNYNYNAASLINSEIYKGQTTNYTYDSVNQLTNADRSILPDGNYNYDENGNPIGNGFVVGANNQILSDGTFNYSYDAEGSLVTKTNIATGNVTNYVYDFRNRLIEVVNKNADGNTTQFVEFKYDGFGRRISKTVNGETTYFINEGNNLWSELNEVGEVINRYLHGAKVDELIARYSPNERTSWYLTDRLGTVRDVANTVGELINSIDYNSFGQILAQTNPSAGDRFTFTGREYDEEIALYYYRARYYDANLGRFISQDPIGFAGQDVNLYRYVGNNPVNATDPSGLIAAIEYKIIIDLFVLGEPGSFIGALIGFLQGFGATNLVFIGNILEIANAGGDVIAEWGTAIDRTIEKMEEIQNELSRFNAVDIKQGLVSGFVDGAGLDVVKIQLKIPDLIVSEDDPFFGEIDLLERGGAALGIPTSIDIPLKGGGFEDGYREARIYLESLNPRR; from the coding sequence ATGTATAACGAATTTAACGTTTTTGACCAAGGTAACTCCTCCCTCGATTTTCAGTATCCACTTTTGGATCAATCTTTATTTCCGTCGCCTGAACGATTGAGAGAACGGCCTTCTGGTCTGATGAGGGTTGACAATATAGAGATTCCGTCACTTACGCCTACAACCCTAGCACCGAATTTCGCTATTCACTCTAATTTTTCTGGGTTACATTCGCTAGTAGATCCTCTGGTGGGAACATCACCAGTAGTTAATAGGGAAGCCATCAACCTCGCACTTTCACAGGTGGGTCAATCCTTTGAGGATTTTCTGCAAAAACCAAATTATATTGACAGCTTACAAGTAGCCTTTGGCTCAGGATGGCAACAAGAAACAGCCACAGCCCTGATTAAAGATTTAGCTCAGGGTCAAAACTTACTAGCAATAGAAGTTGTTACAGGTCAGGAACTCGAAGCCCAAGGTGCTTTTAGTCAGCAGACAAATACAATTTATCTGGCACAAGAATTTGTCCAACAGAATCCTACAAATGCGATCGCCACAGTTCTCACTGAAGAACTCGGACATTATATAGATTCACAATTAAATCCGGTTGATACTCCTGGAGATGAAGGAGAGTTATTTGCTGCAATTGTTGATGGGGTTGAGTTAACACCAGGACAACTGCAAGCCATCAAAGTAGAAGATGACCACAAGATAGTCACAATCAATGGTCAAACTTTGCTGGTAGAACAATCAGTTAACGAAATTGTTGGCACAGGTGGACGTGATGTTTTAACAGGTACACCATTGAGCGATCGCATCATTGGAGGTACTGGTGCAGACATCATTACAGGTGGGTTAGGTGCTGATGTATTTGTTTACCAAAGCATTAGGGATGCAGGCGACACCATCAAGGACTTTGAACTGCGTCAGGATGTGATTGACGTAAGCCAAGTATTGAGTAGTTTTGGCTATCAAGGACTCAATCCCATTGCGGATGGTTACATCAAATTCAGCACTTATACAGGTGGCACAATTATTCTCATAGACAGTGATGGTACAGGGTCACTGTCAGCTAGACCTTATATATATGTAGAAAACGTTACGCCAAATGACTTAAGTAGCTATTCTAGTCACTTTATACCCAATCCTGGGGAACCGCCACAGATAGAAGCAAACTTAGTCAATGATACAGGAGTCAGTGACAGCGATCGCCTCACCTTTGACCCAACAATTAACGGTAAAGTAACTGCAACCAGCAATCTCGTCAGTCTCAAAGCTGGTTTAAATAATCAACCAGTTACGGTAGATATTTTTGATACACTACAGCCGGATGGCACTTTTAGTTTGACTTCGGCACGGTTAAGACAAATTAACGGTGGTAGTCTCAATGATGGTGCGTACACATTAAAACTCCAAGCTATCGATAATAAAGGCAATATCTCCAGTGTCTACAGCTTCAATTTTGTTCTAGACACAACCGCACCAAATTTAAACCTACAACTTGACCCAGACTTTGATTCTGCGCCAGTGGGAGATTTGCAAACTAACTTTGAGACAGTCAACTTAGTAGGGACAACAGAAGCTAATTTAATTGTGTCCTTGCAACAAACAGGAGTTAGCAATACAAGCAATAATCTAGGACAGTTTAGCTTTGCAGATATCTCACTCACTCAAGGAAATAATCTGTTTACTGTAGTTGCAAAAGACTTAGCAGGGAATCAAGGGGAGTTTAGTCAAACATTCCAACGCTTAGTTCAACCAGTCAACGCAGCACCGACAAATCTGAGTCTGATTCCTGCTAGTAGTGCAGAGAATGTGCCAGATAATACCACCATTGGTACATTCACCACAACTGACCCTGATGTTGGCGATACCCATACTTACAGTCTAGTTGCTGGTGAGGGTGATACAGATAATACAGCATTCACCATTGTTGGCAATGAACTGCGTATCAATGATTCACCGAATTTTGAAACTAAGTCAAGTTATAGTATTCGTGTCCGTACCACAGATGCTGGGGGATTGAGTTACGAACAAGTCTTTAATATCAGCATTACTAACGTTAACGAAGCACCAACCGATATTCTGTTGGACGGGGATAAGGTAGAGGAGAATGCAGTCGGAGCAGTGGTGGGGACAATCTCAGTAACTGACCCCGATCTGGTAGCAGATTTCCTCAACAACACCGTTACTGTCAATGATGACCGCTTTGAAGTGGTTAACAATAATGGTACACTCCAATTGAAGCTCAAGGATGAGCGTAACATAGACTATGAAGTTGAAACCACAGTTCCCCTCACCCTTACAGCTACTGATGTCAGCGATAGTTCCCTAACCTACAGCAAGAACTTTACTATAAATGTCACTGATGTCAATGAAAACGTTCAACTGCCAACGATTAGCGCAGCTCTTGCTAATGATACGGGAGTAAGTAACAGCGATCGCCTCACCCAAGATCCCACTGTTAACGGACAGATCACAGATGCCACCACTTTACAAGGTAATCTTAACGGTAACGGCTTTGTTGATATTAGCGATGCGTTGAATGAAGACGGCAGTTTTACCATCTCTTTGGAACAGTACGATGTCTTAAGTAATGGTGCTTTGCCAGATGGAGATTATACCCTGGAATTAAAAGCCAAAAATATCACTGGGCAAGAATCTGAGATAGTAACGATAAGCTTCATCCTTGATCTGACACCTCCACCCCTAACATTTGGGTTAGCTCCCGAAAGTGATACAGGAATATTAGGGGATGGAATTACAAGCGATCGCTTCGTTACTCTGGAGGGACAAACCGAGCCAGGGTTAACAGTGGCGTTGCTAGAAACCCAACAAATGCTCACGGCAGATAGTCAAGGGAATTTTAGCTTTATTGATGTTCCCATGCCAGTAGCAGGCCAAGCACCTTTTACGATAGTGGCAGTAGATACAGCCGGAAATCAAGGGCGATCGCAACAGTTTTTGACCAGAGAAGGAATTAACGGCGCACCCGAAATTACCAGCACGCCTGAAAGTATCTTTGATACCCAAACTCAATCAACCTATACTTACCAAATTACAGCCACCGATCCTGATGGGGATGATCTGACCTATACGCTGCTGAATGCGCCTTTGGGAACAGAGATTGATGAGAATCGAGTTTTAAGCTTTACCCCATCAGCAGATTTAAAGCCGTTTTATGAATTTACCGTAGAAGTCAACGATGGTCGTGGTGGAACAGATATCCAAACTTTTACGGTAGAAGTTCCGGCTTTTGCTAATTTCGGAACAATTAGAGGTATTAAATGGAATGATTTAAACGGGAATGGGGTTAGAGATAATGAACTGGTACAAGGAGCCAATCCTGATGTTGTCTACGTTTTAGATGTATCAGGGAGTGCAGATTTTGGTTTTGTCGGTTCTCCCATTGGTGACTTTAATGGCGATGGTTTAGAAAATACGAGGTTAGATGCAGAAATTGCTGCCTTTATTGCTCTTAACCAACAATTGAATAGTCAAGGACTGGGAGATAGGGCGCAGGTGGCCATTGTTGTGTATAGTGGGTTTGCAGCTCATGCAGACATGAACTTAGGCACAAATGGTTTACAGTTAACCACCACACTAGGCACAGACAGCAATAGTGATGGGACAACCGATGTAGAGGAAATATTACGCTCCATTCGCTCTGGAGCATTTGGTGTGGGCAACAACACTGGAACTAACCCAGAAGTGGCACTACGCAAAGTGGAAGAAACTTTTGCTTCTATTGGAACACAGACAGGTAATGGTAACGTAATCTTCTTAACCGATGGAGAACAGAACCGGGGTGGATCAATTGTTGATGAGGTAGAACGTCTAAAGGCACAAGGATTTAATTTGTCTGCCTTTGGGGTAGGTAATGATGCGTCTTTGAGTGTGATTCAAACGATTGACCCTGATGGCACAAAATTTACTTCTATTGATGACATATTAGATGCGTTTGGTGGTATTGGGGAAGGCAGTAGAAGTGTTTTAGAACCTGGTTTAGCAGGGGTTAGTATTTATTTAGATATTAATAATAATGGCATACTTGACTCTGGAGAACCCGTCCAAGTCACGGCACAAGATGACCCCAACACCCTTGATATTGATGAGACAGGGCAGTATGAATTTAACAACCTTGCACCTGGAACTTACATTGTTCGTGAAATAATACCAGATGGATTTGAACAAACATTTCCTCTGAGGAATGTAACTCGGCCTGGTGATGGTTATGCCGATATTATTTTAGAATTTGTATCTGGCGGTAATGCTCCTTCTCCTTTAATAGAACCTTATGGTTCTACAGGCGGCTTACCATCTGGTTCTCCTTTTAATGGTAATGGAAGATACACAGTTGAACCAGTCAACCCAGAGGTGATTTTAGGTGCGCCACCACCAAGCCCTATTATTGGTCGTAATCCCGAAGTAGACTGGTTAGCTTTACCGCTAGGTTCTTACGTCACTGTTGGTTTTACGGATGAAGTTATAATTGACGGGCCAGGGGATGATATTTTCATTCGCAGTTTCGATCCTATAGATTCAGCGAATGAATTTGCTGATGTTTTTGTTAGTAGTAATGGGATAGATTTTGAACTTCTTGGTACAATCAACCAACGAGGACTGGTTTCTCTAGATTTAGCAAATATTAATTTTACCAAACCAGTAATAGCTGTTAGGGTACAAGGTTTAGATAATAGAGGAACTTCTCCGGGATTTGATTTGATTAGTGTAGAAGTATTACCGGGAAGTATTGCTAGCCCTGATTTCTATACTGTTCAACTAGAAGCAGGAGAAATTGTTGAGAATATTGACTTTGGTAATGTTCAAATTGCCATAAATCAAGACCCAATTATTACTTCAACGCCCATCATAGAAGCAGTTGTGGGTCAACCTTATGAATATCTTGTACGGGCAAACGATCCTGATGGAGATCCGCTTACTTTTAGCCTTAACCAAGCCCCAGAGGGAATGGTTATTGATCCTCAAACGGGTCGCATTTCTTATACACCAACAATAACAGCTATTACGTCTAATTTTGACACCTCTGATAGTCAAATTAGGCCTGGTGCAGATAATCAAGCAACTTTTACTAATATCAGTCAATTTAACTTTACAGACGCAATCAGTGACTATGCTATAGGTGAAGGATTTAATGTTTTTACTAACCTACCAGTAGGACCTGTATTCCGCAGTGCTGTTAGTTTCGATTTGAGTTCTTTGAGTAGCCAAGTTACTTCTGCTAAGTTGCAATTGCTCAAGAATCGTACCAGTGGAGACCCGATTGAAACTTTAGGATTATTTGAGGTTACTACTGAGATCAATCAGCTTTATACAAATAGAATCGGTCTTGTATCACCAGAGATTTTCGAGGATTTAGGCACTGGTACAAGCTATGGTACTTTTGATGTGGCAACAGGGGGAAATCCCAGCGAAATCCTAGAATTTGAACTCAATGAAGCAGCGATCGCCGCTATTAATGCAGCTAGTGGTGATTTCTTCTCTATCGGACTTGCTCTTTTGAGTGCTAACCCCAATAACACAACACAAGCAGCCGAATATCTTTTCGCCTTTAGCGGTAATGCAGGAATTCAGCGACTGGTATTGGAAACCGAGAATAAGGAAACAGTTGAAATCCTTGTCAATGATGGTAAAGGTGGTGAAGCAGTCCAGAACTATACCTTAAGTATTGTTGAAAGTTCCGATAACCAACCGCCTGTTATTACTTCTACCCCAACAATCAGTATTGCGCTAGGAGAAACTTACGAATATCAGATAGAAGCAACAGATCCTAATGCAGACTCTCTTACCTACAGCTTAATCAATTTCCCTGATGGGATGGAAATTGACGAATTTGGAAAAATTACTTGGATTCCTACAGAAATTGGGGAATTTACGTTAGAAATTGCAGTCAGTGATGGCAGAGGTGGAGCTGATACTCAGATTTATAGAATAGAAGTAGTTAGAGACTTAGCTGAAGACACCGAAGCTCCTCAAGTCAATCTCAGCTTCAACAGTACGGTATTAAAACTGGGAGAAACACTAAACTTACAAATCCAGGGTTTTGATAACATTGGCTTGGCTGATTTAGACCTTTCTTTTAACGGTAATTCCCTAGTTCTTACCCCTGATACTGTTACTAATGGCTTAATTAATACTGCTTCTATCACCCTCAACAAAACTGGGGTATTTGAAGTAGTAGCAACAGCTACTGATTTTTCGGGTAATACGGATACAGAAACTATCTCTATACGAGTAATTAACCCCAATGATACACAAGCACCAATCACGGAACTCGATTTGAGTGGATTTGACCCCCTCAATCCCGTGATTAGTGAACTTACTGATATTGTGGGAACAATTAATGATCCAGATTTGGAATTTTACCGGGTTGAACTTGCACCTGTTAGCTTGATTAACCTGAGTAATCCCGCAGCTAACGACCCGGATTACATCACCATTGCGGAAGGAAGGGCTAATGTTGATAATGGCGTATTGGCTCAGATAGATCCCAATTTGTATCGTAACGATAGCTATTACATCAGGGTTTATACTCAAGACTATAGCGGTAATGCCAACGTTCAAGGTGTGGTGTTGGGTATCAATTCCCAAAATAAACCAGGACGTTTCGCCTTAGAATTTACCGATTTATCTATTCCGTTAACAGGAATCCCCATTGAAATACAACGTCGTTACGATAGTCTGGATGCGAAATTCTCTGGTGACTTTGGTTACGGTTGGAGTTTAGGCTTACAAGATGCTCAAATTCAGGAAGCTGCACCTACAGGTGTAGATTTAAGCCGTGATAATTTCTTTGGCGGTAACTCCTTTACAGTTGGTACTCGCGTTACTTTAACTACACCAGATGGTCGTCGTGTTGGTTTTACCTTTAATCCTGTCCCTGACTTAGCCGGATTGCTGGGTGTGCGTTACAAACCCACATTTACACCAGATGCTGGTGTTTATGACAGGTTGGAGGTAGACTACACACCTTTGAGTATTCGTAGTGATGGTTCTGTGGGACTATATCTGTTTGGCTTTACCTACAACCCCTCACAGTATCGCCTCATCACTAAGGACGGAACTACCTACCGTTATGACCAGTACAAAGGACTACTAGATATTACTGACCGTAACGGTAATAAGCTAACTTACACTGATGCGGGAATTTTCAGTTCTACTGGTCAATCCGTCAATTTTAACCGAGATGCCCAAGGGCGGATAACCGAGATTATCGATCCGGCTGGTCAAGGGATTATCTACAATTATGATGCTCAGGGTAACTTAGTAAGTGTGACTGACCAAGCAGGATTATCTGCTACTCATACTTACTCTGATAGTCGTCCTCATTACTTAGAGCAAATCGTAGACCCAAGGGGCAACATAGTTATTAAAACCGAGTATGATCCTCAAGGGCGAGTTATTGGTGTTACGGACGCATTAGGCAATATTATTTCCAACTCTTATGATGTCAATGCCACTGGTTCCAGCAAAACGCAGATTGACCCATTAGGTAACACTACAACAACCGTATGGGATGACCGAGGCAATGTAATCTCGATTCGAGACCAAGTTGGTGCAATCACAACATTTACCTACGATGCCAACAATAATCCTATTACTGTCACTGACCCCAGAGGCTTCACAACAACTCGGACATTTGATACCAGAGGAAATCTTACTAGTATTACCAATGCTTTAGGAAATAGTCGTACTTTTACTTACGACCAGTTCAACAATGTCATAACAGACACTAATTCATTAGGACATATAACTCAATTTATTTACGATGCCAATGGTAATTTAGTTCAAGTAATTAATGCCACAAACCAGAGCAACCGCTTTACTTATGACAATTTAGGTAGAGTCAACAGCTTTATAGATGCAAATGGCAATGCAATAACTTTTAGTTACGCCAATACAACATTAGGTAAACCAACTCAAATAACTTTCTCTGATGGTAGTACCCAGCAAATAGAATATAACCAATTTGGTCAAATTACTCGCCTTGTTGATGAAAATGGTCATGCAACAACTTATATCACCGATTCCATCGGCAGGTTAATAGCTCAACGTGACCCCTTGGGTAATGAAATCACTTACACCTATGATGCTCAACTAATCACCAGCGTCACTGACTCATTAGGTAATGCTGAAAGTTATGAATACGATAATGCAGGTCAGTTAATTCGCCGCATAGACCCATTCAATGGGGTTACACAGTTGAGTTATGATGCTTTGGGAAGACGCATTAGTGAAACCGACCCATTAGGAAATACAACAACCACGACTTACCGGGGTGATGGTTTAATTACAGCAATTACTGACGCTGCTGGTAACACAACTTATTTTGAATATGATTTAGCGGGGAATCAAACTGCTGTAATTGACCCGTTAGGAAACCGGACAGCATTTACTTATGATGCTCTGGGACGGCAAATTATGCAAACTGATCCCTTGGGTAACGTCACTACATACAATTACGACGCGGTGAATAATTTAATTGCAATCATTGACCGTAATAACCGTCAACGCACCTTTACTTATGATGCAGTTAATCGTTTGTTGCAGGAAAACTGGTTAGTTGACGATACCCCAGTTCAGATAATTAATTTCACTTATGACGCTGTAGGTAATTTAATTTCAGTAACAAACCCCGATATTACCAATACATTTGTCTACGATAGTCGAGATAGAGTCATCCAAGCTAGTACAGAAATATCGGGATTATCACCTGTAGTGTTAACCTACACTTACGATCGCACAGGTAACAGAATATCTGCTAGTGATAACTTGGGAGTCAGTGTTAACTCGACTTATGACCCCCGTAACTTATTAACTAGCCAAACTTGGCAGGGAACAGGGATTGATCCCGTACGTATTGACTATGCTTACAATAGCAGAGGCGATCGCACTCAAATTCAACGCTTCTCAGATTTAACAGGAACACAACTTATTGGTAGTAGCACATTCAACTATGATGCACTGCAACGTTTAACAGAGATAACCCACTTCGATGGTGCTGGTTCTACTCTGGCAAGTTACAACTACAACTATAATGCAGCTAGTTTGATTAATAGTGAAATCTACAAAGGACAAACCACAAATTACACTTATGATAGTGTAAACCAACTCACTAATGCTGACAGGTCTATACTGCCGGATGGAAATTATAACTATGATGAAAATGGCAACCCCATAGGCAACGGTTTTGTTGTTGGTGCTAATAATCAAATATTATCCGATGGCACATTTAACTACAGTTATGATGCTGAAGGTAGTTTAGTTACTAAGACTAATATTGCCACAGGTAATGTAACAAACTATGTTTATGATTTTCGTAATCGGTTAATAGAAGTTGTAAATAAAAATGCTGATGGCAATACAACTCAATTTGTAGAGTTTAAATATGATGGCTTTGGTCGTCGAATTTCTAAAACAGTCAATGGTGAAACAACTTATTTCATCAATGAAGGTAATAATCTCTGGTCTGAACTAAATGAAGTTGGAGAAGTGATTAATCGCTACTTACACGGTGCGAAGGTAGATGAATTAATTGCTCGTTATAGTCCCAATGAAAGAACAAGTTGGTATTTAACTGACCGTCTTGGTACAGTACGAGATGTAGCCAATACTGTTGGTGAATTGATTAATAGTATTGACTACAATAGTTTTGGACAGATTCTTGCTCAAACTAATCCCAGTGCTGGAGATAGATTTACATTTACAGGGCGAGAATACGACGAAGAAATAGCACTGTACTACTACCGCGCTCGTTACTATGATGCGAATTTAGGCAGGTTTATCAGTCAAGATCCTATTGGATTTGCTGGACAAGATGTCAATCTTTACCGTTATGTAGGTAATAATCCTGTTAATGCAACAGATCCCAGTGGATTAATCGCAGCTATTGAGTACAAGATAATTATTGATCTGTTTGTATTAGGAGAACCAGGCTCTTTTATTGGTGCATTGATTGGTTTTCTACAAGGATTTGGTGCAACAAACCTTGTTTTCATCGGTAATATCCTAGAAATTGCTAATGCAGGAGGTGACGTTATAGCTGAATGGGGTACTGCTATTGATAGAACTATAGAAAAAATGGAAGAGATTCAAAATGAACTATCCCGTTTTAACGCCGTAGATATAAAACAAGGATTGGTATCTGGTTTTGTTGACGGTGCGGGTCTAGATGTGGTTAAGATTCAACTAAAAATTCCTGATTTAATTGTGTCTGAAGATGATCCTTTCTTTGGTGAAATTGATTTGCTAGAAAGAGGTGGTGCTGCTCTTGGTATCCCGACTTCTATTGATATTCCCCTCAAAGGAGGTGGTTTTGAAGATGGTTATCGAGAAGCAAGAATATATTTAGAGTCACTGAATCCACGCAGATAA